The genomic stretch ctagaactagggggcatggtcttagaataaggggccgcccatttaaaactgagatgaggaggaatttcttctctcagagggttgtaaatctgtggaattctctgccccagagagctgtggaggctgggtcattgaatatatttaaggtggggatagacagatttttgagcgataagggagtgaagggttatggggagcgggcggggaagtggagctgagtccatgatcggatcagccatggtcgtattaaatggcggagcaggctcgaggggccgaatggccgactcctgctcctatttctgatgttcttaagttATGTTCAAAAAGACGGCAAAGAGGAGGTGggagagaaaacatagaaaataggtgcaggaggaggccattcggcccttcgagcctgcaccaccattcaatacgatcatggctgatcattccctcagtacccctttcctgctttctctccataccccttgatccctttagccgtaaggaccacatctaactccctcttgaatatatccaacgaactggcctcaacaactctctgaggtagagaattccacaggtcaacaactctctgagtgaagaagtttctcctcatctcggtcctaaatggcttaccccttatccttagactgtgacccctggttctggacttccccaacatcgggaacattcttcccgcatctaacctgtccagtcctgtcagaatcttgtatgagatcccctctcatccttctaaactccagtgtataaaggcccagtcgatccagtctctcctcatatgtcagtcccaccatcccgggaatcagtctggtgaaccttcgctgcactccctcaatagcaagaacgtccttcctcagattaggagaccaaaactgaacacaatattccaggtgaggcctcaccaaggccctgtacaactgcagtaagacctccctgctcctatactcaaatcccctgcgaGAAACATACCCAGCCTCCGTTGCGTTGAATCCAGTCCTGCAGGTTGTGGTCCAGGTAGTTGGCCATCCAGGCGATGACCTGGGACACCAGGGTGGGCATCTCCTTGTCCACGCATTCCTCGCACAGCGCAGCCCCGAAGGCAAAGAACGCCACCAGCCGACCCCAGTTGGTGTCGCCTGTGAAGAGCTCGGCGGACACCTGGGCCAGGCGCTGGTGGACCAGGGTGGGCGTCACGTGGAGCTGGCTCGACAGGCGGCTGAAGGTGCTGGTGAAGCGGGCCTCGAACTCATCGCCAGCCTCGCGCATGGCCAGGTGCAGCGGGTTGAGGGGCAGCGGGGGCGAAGGGGGCAGGGCCAGGCGCTGGGCCAGCCCGCGCTGCCGCAGCTTGTAGCCGATAAAGTCCTCCAAGGCCGCCCGGTTACTGTAGTCGCCGTCCATCGCGGAGACTCCTCGCCCGCTCGCCCGCCCCCGACTCTGGGGAGCCCCCTCCTCCACTGCGACAGGGCGAGGCACCAACCACtgcaacacagagagagacaccgcACAGGGGGCCAGTGAGAACCATCCCGGCTCGAGAccagcacctccctccctccctccctccctcccccactgtctccccctccctccccgactctcccctccctccctccctccccgactctccccctccctccccgtctctccccctcccccactgtctccccctccctcccctccctcctcgtcTCCCCCTCCTCCACTGCGACAGGGCGAGGCACCAACCACtgcaacacagagagagagaccgcaCAGGGGGCCAGTGAGAACCATCCCGGCTCGAGAccagcacctccctccctccctcccccactgtctccccctccctccccaccgtctccccctccctcctcatctctccccctcctcacctccctcactccccccactgtctccccctccctccccctccctcactgtctccccctccccacctcccacaccctccccatctctccccctcctcacctccctccccatctctccccccctcccccaccatctccccctccctcccaccgcccgactctccccctcacccacctccctcccccgtctctccccctcactcacctccctccctcccgtctctccccctcacccacctccctccctccccgtctctccccctcacccacctccctccctccccgtctctccccctcacccacctccctccctgactctccccctcacccacctccctccccgactctccccctcctcctccatttGTGCCtcactcgctttctgtctctctctctctctctcccactctctctctcacacacagttcttctgtctctctctctctctttcactatccctctctctctctgcgtctctctctctctcactatccctctctctctctctctgcgtctctctctctctcactatcccactatccctctctctccctccctctctgtctctccctccctccctctctgtctctccctccctccctctctgtctctccctccctccctctctgtctctccctccctccctccctccctctctgtctctccctccctctctctgtctctccctccctctctctgtctctccctccctctctctgtctctccctccctctctctgtctctccctccctctctctgtctctccctccctctctctgtctctccctccctctgtctctctctctctctctgtccctctctccctcagtctgtccctctctctctctctgtctgtccctctctccctctctctctctgtcctcccctctctccctctcactgtcccctccctctctctctctgtctgtctgtctgtctgtccctctctcccccctctctctctctctctctgtctgtctctctgtctgtctctccctctctgtccctccctctctgtccctccctctctctgtccctccctctctctgtccctccctctctctgtccctccctctctctgtccctccctctctctgtccctccctctctctgtccctcccctctctctgtccctccctctctctgtccctccctctctctgtccctccctctctctgtccctccccccctctctctctctctccctctcactctctctccgtccctctctctctgtcactctctctctctctgtctctctctctctgtcactctctctctctctctctgtcactctctctctctgtcactctctctctctgtcactctctctctctctgtctctctctctctctgtcactctctctctctctgtctctctctctctctctctctgtctgtctctctctctgtctgtctctctctctgtctgtctctctctctgtgtccctgtctctctctctctctctctctctgtctgtctgtccctccctctctctctctctctctgtccctccctctctctctctctctgtctgtccctccctctctctctctctctctctgtccctccctctctctctctctctgtccctccctctctctctctctctgtccctccctctctctctctctctgtccctccctctctctctgtcactccctctctctctctctctgtcactccctctctctctctctctgtccctccctctctctctctctctgtccctccctctctctctctctctctttgtctgtccctctctctctctctgtctgtccctctctctctctctctctctctctctctctctgtcctctctctctctctctctctgtccctctctctctctctctctgtccctccctctctctctctctctgtccctccctctcgctctctgtgtctgtcgctctctctctctctctctgtgtctgtcgctctctctctctctctctgtctgtccctctctctctctctgtctgtccctctctctctctctctctgtccctccctctctctctctgtctgtccctctctctcgctctctctgtgtctgtcgctctctctctctctctctctgtctgtctctgtccctctctcttctctgtctgtgtctgtctctgtccctctctctctctctctctgtctgtctctgtccctctctctctctctctgtcactctctctctctctctgtccctctcactctctctctctctctctccctctcactctctctccctctctctctgtccctccctccctctctctctctctctctgtctctctctctctgtccctctctctctctctctctgtccctctctctctctctctctctgtccccctctctctctctctctgtccctctctctctctctctgtccctctctctctctctctgtccctctctctctctctctctctctctctctctgtccctctctctctctctctctctgtccccctctctctctctctctgtccctctctctctctctctgtccctctctctctctctccctctgtccctctctctctctccctctctctgtctctctctctctctctctctgtccctcctccctctctctctctctgtctctctctctctctctctgtctctctctctctctctgtctcctctctctctctctctgtccctctctctctctctctctctctctgtccccctctctctctctctctgtctcctctctctctctctctctctctgtccctctctctctctctctctctgtccccctctctctctctctctctctctctgtccctctctctctctctctctctctctctgtccctctctctctctctctctctctctctgtccctctctctctctctctcgctgtccctctctctctctctctctctctgtccctctctctctctctctgtccctctctctctctctctctctctgtccccctctctctctctctctctctgtccctctctctctctctctctctctgtccctctctctgtccctctctctctctctctctgtccccctctctctctctctctctgtccctctctctctgtccctctctctgtccctctctctctctctgtctctgtccctccctccctctctctctgtctctctctctccctctctcgatctctctctctcaccaaggtCCAGGAGCGACGCGCCCTGATGACGCAGACAAAAAGACCCCCCCCCTCTGGCCAACGTCGCCTGTCGATGACACAAACCCCGGCGTCAGCCGCGGCGTGATTGCGTCAGCGCGCTGCCAGGCACGGCCAGCCGAGCGCCGAGCGCCCGATCTCTTAAAGCGAGGATGGCCCCCGGGAATATTCATCCACCGACCAATAATGCAGACAGCATCTGCCCTTTgtgcagaccccccccccccccgccccccccccccgggggactCTGATCAGTCAACAAAACACACACCAAAAAAACCCCAGCGTCTCCGACTCATTTTATCCCGTTTGCcgttagtgggatcttgctgtgcaccaaACTGGCCGccgcactcccccctcctccccccccacccccccaaaaaaaagccgCACTTCGCCGGCGGTGAAGCCCTTTTGAGACGGTTCCGGGGCTGGCGAAAGTTGCCCCACGTAAATTCGAATATTTCCTTTTGTTTTGTTCCCCGCTATCTCTCTATAACCgcgggaacgatgggccgaatggctctcCTTCTCCTGCGCCGCCTGCTGCCCCGTTCTgcccccctcccaccgcccccatTCCATCAGATGATGATCCGCCGCCGCCACACACCAACCGACCCGTCGTGGTTCCGCGACCCCTTCTCGCTCTGACCCAACCAAAAATACTGTCGACGGCACTCCGGAGATAGGTGCAGAGTATAGATTATACTCCCTGCGTAGTCGCTGTCTCGTTgcctaagatggagacttgttacctgatgcactgtgtgtgtgtgtgtatactatgctggcaccactagagggcgcaactggtggagaccggggggggCTCTCTGCCCCTGTGGCCGAGGCTGGCCACCagtgggcactgcggtgggagacccgagggtcacctgtcCAGGTGTGCGGGGCCCAGTATAATAGGCCGCCCACCATGCTtggacctcactctggagttacaatgaaaggaccaaggtcactccagattgagtacaacacattgcctcgtggagtcattcacaagtgcatcacagacatagaaaacatagaaacatagaaaataggtgcaggagtaggccattcggcccttcgagcctgcaccgccattcaataagttcatggctgaacatgcaacttgagtaccccattcctgctttctctccataccccttgatcccccgagtagtaaggacttcatctaactcctttttgaatatatttagtgaattggcctcaactactttctgtggtagagaattccacaggttcacaactctctgggtgaagaagtttctcctcatctcggtcctaaatggcttaacccttatccttagactgtgacctctggttctggacttccccaacatcgggaacattcttcctgcatctaacctgtctaaacccgtcagaattttaaacgtttctatgaggtcccctctcattcttctgaactccagtgaatacaagcccagttgatccagtctttcttgataggtcagtcccaccatcccgggaatcagtctggtgaaccttcgctgcactctctcaatagcaagaatgtccttcctcaagttaggagaccaaaactgaacacaatattccagagtaTAGTATTAATATTATGCGGTCCCTCTTATCGAGGGTGACTtggttccacaccaaaaagggacgggttcccaggtgtttcaatgaaggatctaatattccggatcccgatctacatcctgaagggtggaagatgcctgtgggtggattgttgtacaccagccaccacacggggcttgacagagcgagggtctcggtccagtgggcaagggttaaccaggacgactggagaccaagctctgctgcacggacccagtgtgcgcccacatatcgcacagtgtgggctgggccctcgcctctcctgggcccctgggccctcgcctctcct from Pristiophorus japonicus isolate sPriJap1 chromosome 23, sPriJap1.hap1, whole genome shotgun sequence encodes the following:
- the LOC139235295 gene encoding bcl-2-like protein 2; protein product: MDGDYSNRAALEDFIGYKLRQRGLAQRLALPPSPPLPLNPLHLAMREAGDEFEARFTSTFSRLSSQLHVTPTLVHQRLAQVSAELFTGDTNWGRLVAFFAFGAALCEECVDKEMPTLVSQVIAWMANYLDHNLQDWIQRNGGWGKFVLL